In Malus sylvestris chromosome 16, drMalSylv7.2, whole genome shotgun sequence, the following are encoded in one genomic region:
- the LOC126606886 gene encoding E3 ubiquitin-protein ligase UPL6-like isoform X7, whose product MTILAYRTELVPVLWNFMKRCHENQKWQSVSEQLAYLLPGDAPGWLLALAVFCPVYKHMLTVVDNEEFYEQEKPLSLKDIRYLVIILRQALWQLLWVNPTAPSNSSKPVTTTSSKKHPVELIQHRVSIVASELLSQLQDWNNRREFTSPSDFHADGVNEFFITQLAAARQRHESNSVFTRNRFRIRRDRILEDAYDQMSALSEDDLRGPIRVTFVNEFGVEEGGIDGGGIFKDFMENITRAAFDVQHGLFKTTILL is encoded by the exons ATGACCATACTAGCTTATAGAACGGAACTTGTTCCGGTGCTTTGGAATTTTATGAAACGGTGCCATGAAAACCAGAAATGGCAGTCAGTGTCTGAGCAGTTGGCATATCTGCTGCCCGGAGATGCACCTGGCTGGCTATTAGCTTTGGCTGTATTCTGTCCTGTGTACAA GCACATGCTTACAGTAGTTGATAATGAGGAGTTCTATGAGCAGGAGAAGCCACTATCATTGAAGGATATCAGATACCTAGTTATCATACTCAGACAG GCCCTATGGCAACTTCTTTGGGTGAATCCTACGGCTCCCAGTAATTCTTCGAAACCTGTCACAACCACCTCTTCTAAGAAGCACCCTGTGGAGTTGATTCAACATAGAGTTAGCATTGTAGCTTCTGAACTCCTCTCCCAG TTGCAAGATTGGAACAATAGACGAGAATTCACATCCCCCAGTGACTTTCATGCTGATGGTGTCAATGAGTTCTTTATTACACAG TTGGCAGCAGCTAGACAAAGACATGAGTCTAATTCTGTATTTACCAGAAACCGATTCAGAATACGGAGGGATCGTATCTTGGAAGATGCTTATGACCAAATGAGTGCGCTGTCTGAAGATGATCTTCGGGGACCG ATTCGTGTAACGTTTGTAAATGAATTTGGGGTTGAGGAGGGTGGAATTGATGGTGGCGGGATTTTCAAAGACTTCATGGAGAACATTACTCGGGCAGCCTTTGATGTTCAGCATGGATTGTTTAAG ACGACCATACTATTATGA
- the LOC126606886 gene encoding E3 ubiquitin-protein ligase UPL6-like isoform X3 — protein MFCLEGFHFPVACTTDRTIKRCQLLVRLVLFYMHMLTVVDNEEFYEQEKPLSLKDIRYLVIILRQALWQLLWVNPTAPSNSSKPVTTTSSKKHPVELIQHRVSIVASELLSQLQDWNNRREFTSPSDFHADGVNEFFITQAIIENTRANDIMKHAPFLVPFTKKGRTQCTRLLLYAGSGRGECRLALPPFMERLLPSRVKIFASQLAAARQRHESNSVFTRNRFRIRRDRILEDAYDQMSALSEDDLRGPIRVTFVNEFGVEEGGIDGGGIFKDFMENITRAAFDVQHGLFKTTILL, from the exons ATGTTTTGTTTGGAGGGATTTCACTTTCCAGTGGCTTGCACCACAGACCGGACGATAAAGAGGTGTCAGCTGTTGGTGCGGCTTGTGCTTTTCTACAT GCACATGCTTACAGTAGTTGATAATGAGGAGTTCTATGAGCAGGAGAAGCCACTATCATTGAAGGATATCAGATACCTAGTTATCATACTCAGACAG GCCCTATGGCAACTTCTTTGGGTGAATCCTACGGCTCCCAGTAATTCTTCGAAACCTGTCACAACCACCTCTTCTAAGAAGCACCCTGTGGAGTTGATTCAACATAGAGTTAGCATTGTAGCTTCTGAACTCCTCTCCCAG TTGCAAGATTGGAACAATAGACGAGAATTCACATCCCCCAGTGACTTTCATGCTGATGGTGTCAATGAGTTCTTTATTACACAG GCCATAATAGAAAATACCCGAGCAAATGACATCATGAAGCACGCTCCCTTCCTGGTACCATTCacaaaaaaaggtcgtacccagtgcacaaggctcctgctttacgcagggtctgggagaggtgaatgtcggctagccttacccccatttatggagaggctgctcccaagcaGAGTTAAAATATTCGCT TCACAGTTGGCAGCAGCTAGACAAAGACATGAGTCTAATTCTGTATTTACCAGAAACCGATTCAGAATACGGAGGGATCGTATCTTGGAAGATGCTTATGACCAAATGAGTGCGCTGTCTGAAGATGATCTTCGGGGACCG ATTCGTGTAACGTTTGTAAATGAATTTGGGGTTGAGGAGGGTGGAATTGATGGTGGCGGGATTTTCAAAGACTTCATGGAGAACATTACTCGGGCAGCCTTTGATGTTCAGCATGGATTGTTTAAG ACGACCATACTATTATGA
- the LOC126609105 gene encoding glutathione S-transferase DHAR2-like → MGPFSQRVLLTLEEKKVPYKLHLINLSDKPSGILLLNPEEKVPMVKFDDKWVADSDVIVGIIEEKYHEPSLKTPPEFACKLEQAFHIT, encoded by the exons AGCCAAAGGGTTCTtctgaccttggaggagaagaaaGTGCCCTACAAATTGCACTTAATCAATCTCAGCGACAAACCCAGTGgtattttacttt TGAATCCAGAGGAGAAGGTGCCTATGGTGAAGTTTGATGACAAATGGGTGGCGGATTCTGATGTCATTGTTGGGATCATTGAGGAAAAGTACCATGAGCCTTCTCTCAAAACTCCTCCTGAATTTGCTTGT AAGTTAGAACAAGCTTTTCACATAACATGA
- the LOC126606886 gene encoding E3 ubiquitin-protein ligase UPL6-like isoform X2, producing the protein MTILAYRTELVPVLWNFMKRCHENQKWQSVSEQLAYLLPGDAPGWLLALAVFCPVYKHMLTVVDNEEFYEQEKPLSLKDIRYLVIILRQALWQLLWVNPTAPSNSSKPVTTTSSKKHPVELIQHRVSIVASELLSQLQDWNNRREFTSPSDFHADGVNEFFITQAIIENTRANDIMKHAPFLVPFTKKGRTQCTRLLLYAGSGRGECRLALPPFMERLLPSRVKIFALAAARQRHESNSVFTRNRFRIRRDRILEDAYDQMSALSEDDLRGPIRVTFVNEFGVEEGGIDGGGIFKDFMENITRAAFDVQHGLFKTTILL; encoded by the exons ATGACCATACTAGCTTATAGAACGGAACTTGTTCCGGTGCTTTGGAATTTTATGAAACGGTGCCATGAAAACCAGAAATGGCAGTCAGTGTCTGAGCAGTTGGCATATCTGCTGCCCGGAGATGCACCTGGCTGGCTATTAGCTTTGGCTGTATTCTGTCCTGTGTACAA GCACATGCTTACAGTAGTTGATAATGAGGAGTTCTATGAGCAGGAGAAGCCACTATCATTGAAGGATATCAGATACCTAGTTATCATACTCAGACAG GCCCTATGGCAACTTCTTTGGGTGAATCCTACGGCTCCCAGTAATTCTTCGAAACCTGTCACAACCACCTCTTCTAAGAAGCACCCTGTGGAGTTGATTCAACATAGAGTTAGCATTGTAGCTTCTGAACTCCTCTCCCAG TTGCAAGATTGGAACAATAGACGAGAATTCACATCCCCCAGTGACTTTCATGCTGATGGTGTCAATGAGTTCTTTATTACACAG GCCATAATAGAAAATACCCGAGCAAATGACATCATGAAGCACGCTCCCTTCCTGGTACCATTCacaaaaaaaggtcgtacccagtgcacaaggctcctgctttacgcagggtctgggagaggtgaatgtcggctagccttacccccatttatggagaggctgctcccaagcaGAGTTAAAATATTCGCT TTGGCAGCAGCTAGACAAAGACATGAGTCTAATTCTGTATTTACCAGAAACCGATTCAGAATACGGAGGGATCGTATCTTGGAAGATGCTTATGACCAAATGAGTGCGCTGTCTGAAGATGATCTTCGGGGACCG ATTCGTGTAACGTTTGTAAATGAATTTGGGGTTGAGGAGGGTGGAATTGATGGTGGCGGGATTTTCAAAGACTTCATGGAGAACATTACTCGGGCAGCCTTTGATGTTCAGCATGGATTGTTTAAG ACGACCATACTATTATGA
- the LOC126606886 gene encoding E3 ubiquitin-protein ligase UPL6-like isoform X1, with product MTILAYRTELVPVLWNFMKRCHENQKWQSVSEQLAYLLPGDAPGWLLALAVFCPVYKHMLTVVDNEEFYEQEKPLSLKDIRYLVIILRQALWQLLWVNPTAPSNSSKPVTTTSSKKHPVELIQHRVSIVASELLSQLQDWNNRREFTSPSDFHADGVNEFFITQAIIENTRANDIMKHAPFLVPFTKKGRTQCTRLLLYAGSGRGECRLALPPFMERLLPSRVKIFASQLAAARQRHESNSVFTRNRFRIRRDRILEDAYDQMSALSEDDLRGPIRVTFVNEFGVEEGGIDGGGIFKDFMENITRAAFDVQHGLFKTTILL from the exons ATGACCATACTAGCTTATAGAACGGAACTTGTTCCGGTGCTTTGGAATTTTATGAAACGGTGCCATGAAAACCAGAAATGGCAGTCAGTGTCTGAGCAGTTGGCATATCTGCTGCCCGGAGATGCACCTGGCTGGCTATTAGCTTTGGCTGTATTCTGTCCTGTGTACAA GCACATGCTTACAGTAGTTGATAATGAGGAGTTCTATGAGCAGGAGAAGCCACTATCATTGAAGGATATCAGATACCTAGTTATCATACTCAGACAG GCCCTATGGCAACTTCTTTGGGTGAATCCTACGGCTCCCAGTAATTCTTCGAAACCTGTCACAACCACCTCTTCTAAGAAGCACCCTGTGGAGTTGATTCAACATAGAGTTAGCATTGTAGCTTCTGAACTCCTCTCCCAG TTGCAAGATTGGAACAATAGACGAGAATTCACATCCCCCAGTGACTTTCATGCTGATGGTGTCAATGAGTTCTTTATTACACAG GCCATAATAGAAAATACCCGAGCAAATGACATCATGAAGCACGCTCCCTTCCTGGTACCATTCacaaaaaaaggtcgtacccagtgcacaaggctcctgctttacgcagggtctgggagaggtgaatgtcggctagccttacccccatttatggagaggctgctcccaagcaGAGTTAAAATATTCGCT TCACAGTTGGCAGCAGCTAGACAAAGACATGAGTCTAATTCTGTATTTACCAGAAACCGATTCAGAATACGGAGGGATCGTATCTTGGAAGATGCTTATGACCAAATGAGTGCGCTGTCTGAAGATGATCTTCGGGGACCG ATTCGTGTAACGTTTGTAAATGAATTTGGGGTTGAGGAGGGTGGAATTGATGGTGGCGGGATTTTCAAAGACTTCATGGAGAACATTACTCGGGCAGCCTTTGATGTTCAGCATGGATTGTTTAAG ACGACCATACTATTATGA
- the LOC126606886 gene encoding E3 ubiquitin-protein ligase UPL6-like isoform X5, protein MTILAYRTELVPVLWNFMKRCHENQKWQSVSEQLAYLLPGDAPGWLLALAVFCPVYKHMLTVVDNEEFYEQEKPLSLKDIRYLVIILRQALWQLLWVNPTAPSNSSKPVTTTSSKKHPVELIQHRVSIVASELLSQLQDWNNRREFTSPSDFHADGVNEFFITQAIIENTRANDIMKHAPFLVPFTKKVKIFALAAARQRHESNSVFTRNRFRIRRDRILEDAYDQMSALSEDDLRGPIRVTFVNEFGVEEGGIDGGGIFKDFMENITRAAFDVQHGLFKTTILL, encoded by the exons ATGACCATACTAGCTTATAGAACGGAACTTGTTCCGGTGCTTTGGAATTTTATGAAACGGTGCCATGAAAACCAGAAATGGCAGTCAGTGTCTGAGCAGTTGGCATATCTGCTGCCCGGAGATGCACCTGGCTGGCTATTAGCTTTGGCTGTATTCTGTCCTGTGTACAA GCACATGCTTACAGTAGTTGATAATGAGGAGTTCTATGAGCAGGAGAAGCCACTATCATTGAAGGATATCAGATACCTAGTTATCATACTCAGACAG GCCCTATGGCAACTTCTTTGGGTGAATCCTACGGCTCCCAGTAATTCTTCGAAACCTGTCACAACCACCTCTTCTAAGAAGCACCCTGTGGAGTTGATTCAACATAGAGTTAGCATTGTAGCTTCTGAACTCCTCTCCCAG TTGCAAGATTGGAACAATAGACGAGAATTCACATCCCCCAGTGACTTTCATGCTGATGGTGTCAATGAGTTCTTTATTACACAG GCCATAATAGAAAATACCCGAGCAAATGACATCATGAAGCACGCTCCCTTCCTGGTACCATTCacaaaaaaag TTAAAATATTCGCT TTGGCAGCAGCTAGACAAAGACATGAGTCTAATTCTGTATTTACCAGAAACCGATTCAGAATACGGAGGGATCGTATCTTGGAAGATGCTTATGACCAAATGAGTGCGCTGTCTGAAGATGATCTTCGGGGACCG ATTCGTGTAACGTTTGTAAATGAATTTGGGGTTGAGGAGGGTGGAATTGATGGTGGCGGGATTTTCAAAGACTTCATGGAGAACATTACTCGGGCAGCCTTTGATGTTCAGCATGGATTGTTTAAG ACGACCATACTATTATGA
- the LOC126606886 gene encoding E3 ubiquitin-protein ligase UPL6-like isoform X4 — protein MTILAYRTELVPVLWNFMKRCHENQKWQSVSEQLAYLLPGDAPGWLLALAVFCPVYKHMLTVVDNEEFYEQEKPLSLKDIRYLVIILRQALWQLLWVNPTAPSNSSKPVTTTSSKKHPVELIQHRVSIVASELLSQLQDWNNRREFTSPSDFHADGVNEFFITQAIIENTRANDIMKHAPFLVPFTKKVKIFASQLAAARQRHESNSVFTRNRFRIRRDRILEDAYDQMSALSEDDLRGPIRVTFVNEFGVEEGGIDGGGIFKDFMENITRAAFDVQHGLFKTTILL, from the exons ATGACCATACTAGCTTATAGAACGGAACTTGTTCCGGTGCTTTGGAATTTTATGAAACGGTGCCATGAAAACCAGAAATGGCAGTCAGTGTCTGAGCAGTTGGCATATCTGCTGCCCGGAGATGCACCTGGCTGGCTATTAGCTTTGGCTGTATTCTGTCCTGTGTACAA GCACATGCTTACAGTAGTTGATAATGAGGAGTTCTATGAGCAGGAGAAGCCACTATCATTGAAGGATATCAGATACCTAGTTATCATACTCAGACAG GCCCTATGGCAACTTCTTTGGGTGAATCCTACGGCTCCCAGTAATTCTTCGAAACCTGTCACAACCACCTCTTCTAAGAAGCACCCTGTGGAGTTGATTCAACATAGAGTTAGCATTGTAGCTTCTGAACTCCTCTCCCAG TTGCAAGATTGGAACAATAGACGAGAATTCACATCCCCCAGTGACTTTCATGCTGATGGTGTCAATGAGTTCTTTATTACACAG GCCATAATAGAAAATACCCGAGCAAATGACATCATGAAGCACGCTCCCTTCCTGGTACCATTCacaaaaaaag TTAAAATATTCGCT TCACAGTTGGCAGCAGCTAGACAAAGACATGAGTCTAATTCTGTATTTACCAGAAACCGATTCAGAATACGGAGGGATCGTATCTTGGAAGATGCTTATGACCAAATGAGTGCGCTGTCTGAAGATGATCTTCGGGGACCG ATTCGTGTAACGTTTGTAAATGAATTTGGGGTTGAGGAGGGTGGAATTGATGGTGGCGGGATTTTCAAAGACTTCATGGAGAACATTACTCGGGCAGCCTTTGATGTTCAGCATGGATTGTTTAAG ACGACCATACTATTATGA
- the LOC126608256 gene encoding metacaspase-1B-like — protein sequence MSHTQFLYSDSMLANGSDPLYDQPTYNPSFGAPPAPAAVNGYPGYNNYDPPPVPNYSYGYYGNIYPSAESAPPAHAPYQPHGYTNYYTPQPQPQPQRPSTYGYSSNGYSTPQPARRPKAKKGKNGKSGTSGTSYNVSGNRVSGNKGDGNGVFNIGNTHGLRGIESEEEEED from the coding sequence ATGTCTCATACCCAATTCTTGTACTCTGACAGCATGCTCGCCAATGGTTCAGACCCTCTGTACGATCAGCCTACATACAATCCCAGCTTTGGCGCTCCTCCTGCACCGGCTGCTGTCAATGGATATCCAGGTTACAATAATTATGATCCTCCTCCAGTACCAAATTATAGTTATGGTTACTACGGTAATATCTATCCATCAGCAGAGTCTGCTCCACCTGCTCATGCTCCGTATCAGCCGCATGGTTATACTAACTACTACACTCCTCAACCTCAACCTCAGCCTCAGCGTCCATCTACTTATGGATACTCTAGCAATGGGTATTCAACACCGCAGCCCGCTCGACGTCCCAAGGCCAAAAAGGGTAAAAATGGGAAAAGCGGCACAAGTGGTACGTCTTACAACGTTTCTGGGAACAGAGTCAGTGGAAACAAAGGAGACGGCAATGGAGTTTTCAACATTGGCAACACGCATGGTCTTCGCGGAATTGagagtgaagaagaagaagaagattga
- the LOC126609104 gene encoding uncharacterized protein LOC126609104, producing MKRHTIILIFFPKALSQKSLPNTLLALFHGRLFSQHSRLFSQQLFFKAQQYQTSPKAVIRGRENLVSLQELRSQLKAEESTLEESLKQPLMAAMYANRSGSIHEFRGSSGTKSSAGNYDTGSSFCQVPQMPQLAPMPNLAPDLALIIISGGKISSTKEKGRNFTQVIRGLFKSMLRLNHNLVFKLHNLIILCCSVKFVIKRDTLHSIVFSVGAKSAIGLVTLQLHVSTGVLLLCPCLSLCISLTSFRLLLLFHNISLNNFKLMFRFNKCIHHMCSIITCHTNKLHLLLLSLHEPTSPLLHLRKNSHSVTQSSSSIPGDLVSSHCLPTEATVPQSVEHADINPDVTTSQVQALHHVPVSQINTHPMQTRSKSGILKKKALLAQVQSSSITEPQSFKVAVKSSEWRQAMEDEMAALVK from the exons atgaaaagacacactatcatcctgattttttttccaaaagcactttcacaaaaaagtttaccaaacactctactggctttatttcacggccgcttattctcacagcacagccgcttattctcacagcagctttttttcaaagcacagcaataccaaaccagccctaaggcTGTTATTCGAGGAAGAGAAAATCTTGTGTCCCTGCAGGAGCTTAGGTCTCAGTTGAAGGCAGAAGAATCAACACTTGAAGAAAGTCTCAAACAACCTTTAATGGCTGCAATGTATGCTAATAGGTCAGGTTCCATACATGAGTTTAGAGGGTCATCTGGTACCAAATCTAGTGCGGGTAACTATGATACTGGCTCATCATTTTGTCAGGTTCCTCAAATGCCCCAACTAGCTCCAATGCCTAACTTGGCTCCG GATCTGGCACTTATAATAATTTCAGGGGGCAAAATTTCAAgtacaaaggaaaagggaagaaatTTCACTCAGGTTATCAGGGGTCTGTTCAAATCAATGCTCCGTCTCAACCACAATCTAGTTTTCAAACTCCACAACCTTATAATCCTATGTTGCTCTGTCAAATTTGTGATAAAAAGGGACACTCTGCACTCCATTGTTTTCAGCGTGGGTGCCAAATCTGCAATAGGGTTGGTCACACTGCAGCTACATGTTTCGACAGGGGTACTTCTACTATGCCCATGTCTCAGCCTATGTATCAGTCTCACCAGTTTCAGGCTCTTGCTCCTGTTCCACAATATCAGTCTCAACAATTTCAAGCTCATGTTCCGGTTCAACAAATGCATCCACCATATGTGCAGCATCATAACGTGTCACACCAACAAGCTTCATCTCCTGTTGCTTTCACTGCACGAACCAACTTCTCCCCTTCTGCACCTCCGCAAGA ATTCTCATTCTGTTACTCAGTCATCTTCCTCCATACCTGGTGATCTTGTCTCTTCTCATTGCTTACCTACTGAGGCCACAGTTCCACAGTCTGTGGAGCATGCTGATATTAATCCTGATGTTACTACTTCTCAAGTTCAAGCACTGCATCATGTTCCAGTGTCTCAAATCAATACACATCCAATGCAAACCAGGTCGAAATCTGGTATCTTAAAAAAGAAGGCTCTTCTTGCTCAGGTCCAATCTTCTTCTATCACTGAGCCACAGTCTTTCAAGGTTGCTGTTAAGTCCTCTGAGTGGAGACAAGCTATGGAGGATGAAATGGCTGCTCTTGTGAAGTAG
- the LOC126606886 gene encoding E3 ubiquitin-protein ligase UPL6-like isoform X6 — MTILAYRTELVPVLWNFMKRCHENQKWQSVSEQLAYLLPGDAPGWLLALAVFCPVYKHMLTVVDNEEFYEQEKPLSLKDIRYLVIILRQALWQLLWVNPTAPSNSSKPVTTTSSKKHPVELIQHRVSIVASELLSQLQDWNNRREFTSPSDFHADGVNEFFITQSQLAAARQRHESNSVFTRNRFRIRRDRILEDAYDQMSALSEDDLRGPIRVTFVNEFGVEEGGIDGGGIFKDFMENITRAAFDVQHGLFKTTILL, encoded by the exons ATGACCATACTAGCTTATAGAACGGAACTTGTTCCGGTGCTTTGGAATTTTATGAAACGGTGCCATGAAAACCAGAAATGGCAGTCAGTGTCTGAGCAGTTGGCATATCTGCTGCCCGGAGATGCACCTGGCTGGCTATTAGCTTTGGCTGTATTCTGTCCTGTGTACAA GCACATGCTTACAGTAGTTGATAATGAGGAGTTCTATGAGCAGGAGAAGCCACTATCATTGAAGGATATCAGATACCTAGTTATCATACTCAGACAG GCCCTATGGCAACTTCTTTGGGTGAATCCTACGGCTCCCAGTAATTCTTCGAAACCTGTCACAACCACCTCTTCTAAGAAGCACCCTGTGGAGTTGATTCAACATAGAGTTAGCATTGTAGCTTCTGAACTCCTCTCCCAG TTGCAAGATTGGAACAATAGACGAGAATTCACATCCCCCAGTGACTTTCATGCTGATGGTGTCAATGAGTTCTTTATTACACAG TCACAGTTGGCAGCAGCTAGACAAAGACATGAGTCTAATTCTGTATTTACCAGAAACCGATTCAGAATACGGAGGGATCGTATCTTGGAAGATGCTTATGACCAAATGAGTGCGCTGTCTGAAGATGATCTTCGGGGACCG ATTCGTGTAACGTTTGTAAATGAATTTGGGGTTGAGGAGGGTGGAATTGATGGTGGCGGGATTTTCAAAGACTTCATGGAGAACATTACTCGGGCAGCCTTTGATGTTCAGCATGGATTGTTTAAG ACGACCATACTATTATGA